GAGACTTTTCCGAGGTCGCCACCAAAATCGTCCCGGCGAAAGGAGATGAGATCGCGATAAATTATAAATTGCGTTCCGACAAAAGCGGCTGGAGGATTTACGATGTCGTCGTCGAGAACGTCAGCGTCGTCAACAACTATCGGTCCCAGTTCAGCCGCGTGCTGAGCGGCGCCTCTTTCCAAGACTTGCTGCAGAAATTGCGAGAGACCCGAGTCAACCAGCTTCAAGCCAAAAGGCCCCGTCCCGATACCACTGTGGTATCCTATTGGATCTTAGCTCAGACGGCGCCTCAGCGTCCCCGCTGAAGTTCGTTACTCTCCCGTCCTAAAAGCCCGACCGAAGCTCCGGCCGCGATCCTCTCCGGCGTGTTATTTCGATAGATGGAGCACCAGGCGCGTCTTCTCATATTCACCAAAAAGCTTTTCTTCTCGAACAAATGTTCCGCCTCCGGATATAAATACAGGATGATCAGGTCCCTGGGATTTTGCCTCACGGACTCCTCGATATTTTTTAGCACCCGCGCCATAATCTCCGCCCTGAACGGATTATAAAAAAAGCAGACGAGAGGGGTTTCGGGGATCGGAAATCTCGCCGCGTCCATGCAGACCAACTCCAACGTATTGCATCGTTGCTTTTTGCTCTTGTACTTCTCCCAATTCGACGCGGCGATCTCCGTCAGTTCCGCCGACAACTCGACGCCGACGATTTTTTTGAAAGGAAAAGAAGAAGCCAACAGAAGGGCTTTTCCTTTGCCGCAGCCAAAATCCAAGAAGGTGTAATCCGGATAGTTTATCGGCAAGCCGGCGACGGCATGCTGCAGCAAAACGGGCTGCACCGCTTGATAGTGAATCGCGTGCGCCGCCGATGGACCGTCGATTTTCAAATCTTCGTGAGGAATGACGCCGGCGGTATCCACCCCGAAGCTGCGATCAAATCTGCGCTCCCTGAAATTGATGACGCGCTGATCGTCGAGAATCGGCCGGAGGGAGCTTCGGATACAGGCTATGACGGTTCCGATGACGCCGCGATCACGCAGGGACTCTCCTACCTTGGTTTTAATTTCAGAGACATAGTTCATCATGTTTTTTCTCCCGTTGACCAGCGCCCAGCTCTGCTTGTGGCTTCAAAAGCCGTGTGCAACCTTCCTCGCGACGGAGGCAGGCTGACATACCTTTTTCAGCAGGGAACCTGAAGCTATGAGGCGAAGCGAGGCAGGTC
This genomic window from Candidatus Binatia bacterium contains:
- a CDS encoding class I SAM-dependent methyltransferase, with protein sequence MMNYVSEIKTKVGESLRDRGVIGTVIACIRSSLRPILDDQRVINFRERRFDRSFGVDTAGVIPHEDLKIDGPSAAHAIHYQAVQPVLLQHAVAGLPINYPDYTFLDFGCGKGKALLLASSFPFKKIVGVELSAELTEIAASNWEKYKSKKQRCNTLELVCMDAARFPIPETPLVCFFYNPFRAEIMARVLKNIEESVRQNPRDLIILYLYPEAEHLFEKKSFLVNMRRRAWCSIYRNNTPERIAAGASVGLLGRESNELQRGR